The following proteins come from a genomic window of Ailuropoda melanoleuca isolate Jingjing chromosome 2, ASM200744v2, whole genome shotgun sequence:
- the TNP1 gene encoding spermatid nuclear transition protein 1, which produces MSTSRKLKSHGMRRGKNRAPHKGVKRGGNKRKYRKGSLKSRKRGDDANRNYRSHL; this is translated from the exons ATGTCGACCAGCCGCAAATTAAAGAGCCATGGCATGAGGAGGGGCAAGAATCGAGCTCCCCACAAGGGAGTGAAGAGAGgtggcaacaaaagaaaataccGGAAGGGCAGCCTGAAGAGTAGGAAACGGGGCGATGATG CCAATCGCAATTACCGCTCCCACTTGTGA